One genomic window of Elaeis guineensis isolate ETL-2024a chromosome 2, EG11, whole genome shotgun sequence includes the following:
- the LOC105042982 gene encoding aquaporin TIP2-1-like — MPYVSQSSCPRSSASPDKVSQKEDSFISSPPPSLPAMSYTLQAMPTYLAEFISTVLFVFAGVGSAIAYNKVTLGLALDPAGLVAVAICHGFALYVAVSVGANISGGHVNPAVTFGLALGGQITILTGIFYWIAQLLGAIAASFLLKAVTGLSPIPTHSLAARVGSIEGVVMEIAITFALVHTVYATAADPKKGSLGTIDPIATGLLVGATILAAGPFSGGSVNPARSFGPAVARGDFTDNWIYWVGPLIGGGLAGLVYTYVFMCHDHTPLSNGF; from the exons ATGCCTTATGTTTCCCAGTCTTCATGTCCTCGGTCATCTGCAAGCCCAGACAAAGTCTCCCAAAAAGAAGATTCCTTCATATCCTCACCGCCTCCTTCCTTGCCGGCCATGTCATATACTCTGCAAGCCAT GCCTACGTACCTTGCTGAGTTCATATCAACTGTACTCTTTGTGTTTGCTGGAGTTGGATCGGCCATTGCTTATA ATAAGGTGACACTGGGCTTGGCTCTCGATCCTGCCGGCCTTGTTGCAGTGGCTATTTGCCATGGGTTTGCTCTATATGTTGCAGTCTCGGTGGGAGCTAACATATCTGGGGGGCATGTCAACCCCGCAGTCACCTTTGGGTTGGCTCTTGGAGGGCAGATAACAATCCTGACGGGGATCTTCTATTGGATTGCGCAACTTCTCGGGGCCATCGCTGCTTCGTTCCTTCTGAAGGCTGTTACCGGGCTG agtcctat TCCAACACACAGCCTGGCAGCAAGAGTGGGAAGCATTGAAGGAGTGGTGATGGAGATAGCCATCACCTTCGCCCTCGTGCACACCGTGTACGCAACGGCAGCTGACCCAAAGAAGGGGTCGTTGGGTACCATCGATCCCATTGCCACCGGTCTACTTGTGGGCGCCACCATTCTCGCAGCCGGCCCATTCTCAGGTGGCTCCGTGAACCCGGCTCGTTCTTTTGGGCCTGCGGTGGCCAGGGGAGACTTCACTGACAACTGGATCTACTGGGTGGGCCCTCTTATTGGTGGTGGGCTGGCTGGCCTGGTCTATACGTACGTGTTCATGTGCCATGATCACACTCCCCTCTCCAACGGATTTTGA
- the LOC105042269 gene encoding probable aquaporin TIP4-3, producing MNTSSTTACQQPIGPPQNHTSPTKIMAKIALGSRQEVAEPDCIRAVLAEIVLTFLFVFAGVGAAMTAGKMAGGTDTIMGLTAVAVAHALVVAVMISAGLHISGGHLNPAVTLGLAVGGHITLFRSILYIIAQLLGSSLACLLLKYLTGGMDTPIHALAAGMGAVQGVIMEIVLTFSLLFSVYATIVDPKKGIIAGLGPLLVGLVVGANILAGGPFSGASMNPARSFGPALASWDWTDHWVYWVGPLIGGPLAGFIYEHVFLIRTHEPLPRDDGF from the exons ATGAACACCAGCAGTACGACCGCTTGCCAGCAGCCCATCGGCCCTCCTCAAAACCATACATCGCCGACCAAAATAATGGCGAAGATCGCGCTGGGAAGCCGGCAGGAGGTCGCCGAGCCGGACTGCATCCGTGCCGTCCTCGCAGAGATCGTCCTCACCTTCCTCTTCGTCTTCGCTGGTGTTGGGGCCGCCATGACCGCAG GGAAGATGGCGGGAGGGACGGACACGATCATGGGTTTGACGGCGGTGGCGGTGGCGCACGCTCTGGTGGTGGCGGTCATGATATCGGCGGGGCTCCACATCTCCGGCGGCCACCTCAACCCGGCGGTGACGCTGGGACTCGCCGTCGGCGGCCACATCACCCTCTTTCGGTCTATCCTTTACATCATCGCCCAGTTGCTGGGTTCTTCCCTGGCTTGCCTCCTCCTCAAGTACCTTACCGGGGGAATG GATACTCCAATTCATGCTCTTGCTGCTGGCATGGGCGCCGTCCAAGGTGTCATCATGGAGATAGTCCTCACCTTCTCCTTGCTCTTCTCCGTCTATGCCACCATCGTGGACCCAAAGAAGGGTATTATCGCAGGCCTGGGCCCTCTTCTTGTTGGGCTTGTAGTTGGGGCTAACATCTTAGCTGGTGGCCCTTTCTCGGGTGCATCCATGAACCCAGCCAGGTCCTTTGGGCCTGCGCTGGCCAGCTGGGATTGGACTGACCACTGGGTCTACTGGGTTGGGCCACTAATCGGGGGTCCACTTGCTGGGTTCATCTATGAGCATGTCTTTCTCATAAGGACTCATGAACCTCTCCCAAGAGATGATGGTTTCTGA
- the LOC105042250 gene encoding aquaporin TIP4-4, with the protein MAKIAVGSREEVREPDCIRAVLAETILTFLFVFICVGAAMTAEKMTGGKDAIVGLMAVAVTNALVVAVMIAAGLHISGGHLNPAVTAGMALGGRITLFRSILYVAAQLLGSSVACFLLKYITGGMDTPVHSLGAGMVAVQGVIMETVLTFALLFSVYATILDPRKGIVAGLGPLFVGLVVGANILACGPFTGASMNPARSFGPALASQNWTNHWVYWVGPMIGSLLATFVYEHLFMADVDSNQDDGHRALNDSWLIK; encoded by the exons TCAGGGAGCCGGATTGCATCCGCGCCGTGTTGGCTGAGACCATCCTCACGTTCCTTTTCGTCTTTATTTGTGTCGGAGCTGCCATGACTGCAG AGAAGATGACGGGAGGGAAGGACGCGATAGTGGGGCTGATGGCGGTGGCGGTGACGAATGCGCTGGTGGTGGCGGTGATGATAGCGGCGGGGCTCCACATCTCCGGCGGCCATCTGAACCCGGCGGTGACGGCGGGGATGGCCTTGGGGGGTCGCATCACCCTCTTCCGCTCCATCCTTTACGTCGCCGCTCAGCTGCTTGGCTCCTCCGTGGCTTGTTTCCTCCTCAAGTACATCACGGGAGGAATG GATACTCCTGTGCACTCTCTTGGTGCTGGTATGGTGGCCGTCCAAGGTGTGATAATGGAGACAGTCCTCACCTTCGCTCTCCTCTTCTCCGTGTATGCGACCATTTTGGACCCCAGGAAGGGCATTGTAGCAGGCCTGGGCCCTCTTTTTGTTGGGCTTGTGGTGGGCGCCAATATTTTAGCCTGTGGGCCATTCACAGGTGCATCCATGAACCCAGCTAGGTCGTTCGGGCCAGCCCTGGCCAGCCAGAATTGGACTAACCACTGGGTTTATTGGGTTGGCCCAATGATTGGTAGTCTCCTAGCCACATTTGTGTATGAGCATCTCTTTATGGCAG ATGTGGACTCGAACCAAGACGATGGACATCGGGCTCTCAATGACTCTTGGCTAATCAAATGA